The nucleotide window CGGACAGAGGAGTTGTTTATCCACCTTTTGAGAAGAATTTGAAGAAGCTCTTTGAGTAGCGTTGGGGTTTAAATATTCTCCCTCAATATTATTTTTGGTGATGAATATGAAGTTCTTCAGCTTAAAAACTAGGATAGCAATTGGAGAAGGGAGCCTTAGGTATGTGGAGAGCATTGCTAGGAACCACGAGAGGGTCTTGATCTTATCTAGTAAGTCAATGCGCATTCATGGGTTCTTAAACGAGGTCATGAACTATGTGGAGGAAGCGGGGGCTGAAGTTGATGTTATAGAGGGCTTACCTGCAGAGCCAAGCTATGAGGACGTTGAGGAGCTGATGCCAAGAGTTAGAGAGTTTTCTCCGGATTTGCTCATAGCCCTAGGAGGCGGAAGCGTAATAGACATCACAAAGGCGATAAAGGTGTTTTACGATGCTCCAGAACTGAGCTTTGAGGAAATCGCATTCCTCGACAGGTTTACAAAGCCTTCCAAAGTTATTCCCAAACTCAAGACTCCCTTGGTAGCAATACCCTCTACAAGCGGTGCTGGGAGTGAAGTTTCAGCGGCAAGCGTTCTCAAGAAAGATGGCATAAAATACAACTTTGTGTCATTTGAAATTGCCCCAGAATACGCTATTTTGGATCCAAGGTTGCCCAGGACTATGCCGAGAGAAGTTGCAAGAAACAGCGGACTTGATGTTCTTGTCCATGGAATTGAGGCTTATACTACGACAGCAGCCACGCCCTTCAGCGATGCGATGGCGATACAAGCCATAAAAACCGTCTTTAAGTGGCTTCCGCTGTCCGTTAATGGCGATGAAACCGCAAGAGAGAAAATCCACTATGCGGCAACAATGGCGGGGATAGCTTTCTTGAATGCACGTCTCGGAATATGCCACAGCCTAAGTCACAAAGCCGCATGGATCGGTCCCCATGGGTTGCTCAATGCTATCTTCCTTCCATATGTGGTTGAGTTCAACATGAAAAGCGACTATGCACGGAAGAAATACACTGAGATAGCAAAGGAAATAGGGTTCAACACCGCTGAAGAGTTGGTCGAAGTTATCAAAGAGTTTAACGAAATGCTTGGAGTGCCCAGGCTCAGCGAGCTTGTAGACGAGGAGACCTTCATGGCAAAGCTGGATGAGATGGCAAAGAAGGCCTATGCAGACCCCCTGGTCAACTTCAATCCCGTGGAGCCCAGCGTTGAAGATATGAAAGGACTCTATAAAAAAGCCTTGCTTAACAGTTCTTCCTAAGCGAAAGCCTTAAAACTTTTTGTGAATAAATGTGAGTGTATGGTAGTGAAAGAGAAGCTTTACACGGTGAAGAAGGCGAGTGAGATACTCGGCGTCCACCCCAAGACAATCCAGAAATGGGACAGAGAAGGAAAAATCAAAACCGTTAGAACACCCGGC belongs to Thermococcus bergensis and includes:
- a CDS encoding iron-containing alcohol dehydrogenase, which produces MKFFSLKTRIAIGEGSLRYVESIARNHERVLILSSKSMRIHGFLNEVMNYVEEAGAEVDVIEGLPAEPSYEDVEELMPRVREFSPDLLIALGGGSVIDITKAIKVFYDAPELSFEEIAFLDRFTKPSKVIPKLKTPLVAIPSTSGAGSEVSAASVLKKDGIKYNFVSFEIAPEYAILDPRLPRTMPREVARNSGLDVLVHGIEAYTTTAATPFSDAMAIQAIKTVFKWLPLSVNGDETAREKIHYAATMAGIAFLNARLGICHSLSHKAAWIGPHGLLNAIFLPYVVEFNMKSDYARKKYTEIAKEIGFNTAEELVEVIKEFNEMLGVPRLSELVDEETFMAKLDEMAKKAYADPLVNFNPVEPSVEDMKGLYKKALLNSSS